One window of the Trifolium pratense cultivar HEN17-A07 linkage group LG2, ARS_RC_1.1, whole genome shotgun sequence genome contains the following:
- the LOC123908625 gene encoding phosphatidylinositol 3-kinase, root isoform isoform X2, which produces MEHSLLLHLERHERGELERLEKLVNKYERGQIQRVDWLDRLTFKTMEKIKERESLKNGSSHLYLVVDFCSFEHRVVFQESGANFVLPSPIASTNDIVIVWDPEVGKINPSEHKQLKLARSLTRGVIDRDLKPSSNERKSIQRILKYPPTRTLSGDDRQLLWKFRFSLMSEKRALTKFLRCVEWSDVQEAKQGLELMGKWETIDVCDALELLSPVFESEEVRAYAVSVLERADDEELQCYLLQLVQALRFERSDKSRLSQFLVQRALSNIELASFLRWYVAVELYDPAYAKRFYCTYEILEENMMKMGAGANGEEDGFKRWQSLVRQTELTAQLCSITRDVRNVRGNTQKKIEKLRQLLSGLLSELTYFDEPIRSPLTPGVLITGIVPSESSIFKSALHPLRLTFKTANGGTSKIIFKKGDDIRQDQLVVQMVSLMDRLLKLENLDLHLTPYKVLATGQDEGMLEFIPSHSLAQILSEHRSIISYLQNFHPDDNGPFGITATCLETFIKSCAGYSVITYILGIGDRHLDNLLLRNDGSLFHVDFGFILGRDPKPFPPPMKLCKEMVEAMGGAESQYYTRFKSYCCEAYNILRKSSNLILNLFYLMAGSNIPDIASDPEKGILKLQEKFRLDLDDEACIHFFQDLINESVSALFPQMVETIHRWAQYWR; this is translated from the exons ATGGAACATTCCCTACTTCTACACCTGGAAAG GCATGAACGTGGAGAGTTGGAGCGATTGGAAAAGCTTGTGAATAAATATGAGCGAGGCCAAATTCAACGAGTGGACTGGCTAGATCGCCTCACATTCAAAACTATGGAGAAAATCAAGGAACGCGAAAGCTTGAAAAATGGAAGTTCTCATTTGTATTTGGTTGTGGACTTCTGTAGTTTTGAGCATCGAGTTGTTTTTCAG GAATCTGGTGCAAATTTTGTGTTGCCATCCCCTATAGCTTCAACCAATGATATTGTTATTGTCTGGGACCCAGAAGTGGGAAAGATTAATCCCTCTGAGCACAAACAGTTAAAGCTGGCTAGGAGTTTGACCCGTGGTGTCATAGACAGAGATCTTAAGCCAAGCTCAAATGAGAGAAA GTCCATTCAGAGAATTCTAAAGTATCCACCAACAAGGACATTGAGTGGAGATGATAGGCAGCTCTTGTGGAAATTCCGCTTTTCTTTGATGTCGGAGAAGAGGGCTCTAACAAAATTCCTTCGTTGTGTTGAATGGAGTGATGTACAG GAAGCAAAACAAGGACTAGAATTGATGGGCAAGTGGGAAACGATTGACGTTTGTGATGCGCTGGAACTTTTGTCTCCAGTTTTTGAAAGCGAAGAG GTCCGGGCTTATGCAGTGAGTGTTCTTGAAAGAGCTGATGATGAAGAGCTTCAATGTTACTTGCTTCAATTAGTTCAGGCTCTTCGGTTTGAGCGGTCGGACAAATCTCGCCTTTCTCAATTCCTTGTCCAGCGTG CATTAAGCAATATTGAGTTGGCAAGCTTTCTTCGCTGGTATGTGGCTGTTGAACTTTATGACCCTGCATATGCAAAACGATTTTACTGCACATATGAAATTCTGGAGGAGAATATGATGAAG ATGGGAGCTGGTGCAAACGGAGAGGAAGATGGATTTAAGCGGTGGCAGAGCTTGGTACGACAGACAGAATTAACTGCTCAGTTGTGTTCTATCACTAGAGATGTAAGGAATGTCCGAGGTAATACACAGAAGAAAATTGAAAAGCTTAGACAGCTACTTTCTGGTCTTCTTAGTGAACTTACCTATTTTGATGAG CCAATACGGTCACCTCTGACACCAGGTGTGCTCATCACTGGGATTGTGCCCTCAGAGTCATCAATATTTAAAAGTGCACTGCATCCTCTGCGACTTACTTTTAAAACAGCAAATGGTGGAACcagtaaaataatatttaagaaAGGGGATGATATTCGCCAGGACCAGTTG GTTGTTCAAATGGTATCATTAATGGATCGATTGCTTAAGTTAGAAAATCTTGACCTGCATTTAACGCCATACAAGGTTCTAGCAACTGGGCAAGATGAAGGCATGTTGGAATTCATTCCATCTCATTCATTAGCGCAG ATTTTATCAGAGCATCGCAGCATCATAAGCTATTTGCAGAATTTTCATCCTGATGATAATGGACCTTTTGGAATTACAGCCACCTGTCTCGAAACATTTATAAAAAGTTGTGCTGGATACTCCGTTATCACATATATACTTGGTATTGGAGACAG GCACTTAGACAACCTCCTCCTCAGAAACGATGGAAGTCTTTTCCATGTTGATTTTGGTTTTATTCTTGGGCGAGATCCTAAGCCATTTCCACCACCAATGAAGCTTTGCAAGGAAATGGTTGAGGCTATGGGTGGAGCTGAAAG CCAATACTATACAAGGTTCAAGTCCTATTGTTGTGAAGCATACAACATTCTTCGCAAATCCAGCAACCTAATTTTAAATCTATTTTACTTAATGGCCGGTTCCAATATTCCTGACATTGCTTCTGATCCTGA
- the LOC123908625 gene encoding phosphatidylinositol 3-kinase, root isoform isoform X1, whose protein sequence is MTGNEFRFFLSCDINLPVTFRIERLEGNLPFPKSPNSESNGSAEDGTAELYVECALHIDGAPFGLPTRTRLESMGPSYCWNELITLTAKYRDLTAQSQLTFTVWDLSHGEGLIGGATIILFNNKKQLKTGKQKLRLWAGKEADGTFPTSTPGKVPRHERGELERLEKLVNKYERGQIQRVDWLDRLTFKTMEKIKERESLKNGSSHLYLVVDFCSFEHRVVFQESGANFVLPSPIASTNDIVIVWDPEVGKINPSEHKQLKLARSLTRGVIDRDLKPSSNERKSIQRILKYPPTRTLSGDDRQLLWKFRFSLMSEKRALTKFLRCVEWSDVQEAKQGLELMGKWETIDVCDALELLSPVFESEEVRAYAVSVLERADDEELQCYLLQLVQALRFERSDKSRLSQFLVQRALSNIELASFLRWYVAVELYDPAYAKRFYCTYEILEENMMKMGAGANGEEDGFKRWQSLVRQTELTAQLCSITRDVRNVRGNTQKKIEKLRQLLSGLLSELTYFDEPIRSPLTPGVLITGIVPSESSIFKSALHPLRLTFKTANGGTSKIIFKKGDDIRQDQLVVQMVSLMDRLLKLENLDLHLTPYKVLATGQDEGMLEFIPSHSLAQILSEHRSIISYLQNFHPDDNGPFGITATCLETFIKSCAGYSVITYILGIGDRHLDNLLLRNDGSLFHVDFGFILGRDPKPFPPPMKLCKEMVEAMGGAESQYYTRFKSYCCEAYNILRKSSNLILNLFYLMAGSNIPDIASDPEKGILKLQEKFRLDLDDEACIHFFQDLINESVSALFPQMVETIHRWAQYWR, encoded by the exons ATGACCGGCAACGAGTTTCGCTTCTTCTTGTCATGCGATATCAATCTTCCCGTCACTTTCCGTATCGAACGCCTCGAAGGCAATTTGCCCTTTCCAAAATCCCCTAATTCAG AAAGTAATGGTTCTGCTGAGGATGGAACTGCAGAGTTGTATGTAGAGTGTGCGTTGCATATTGATGGCGCGCCATTTGGACTTCCCACGAGAACGAG GTTGGAGTCCATGGGACCATCATATTGTTGGAATGAGCTCATTACGTTGACAGCTAAATATCGGGATTTGACTGCTCAGTCACAACTTACTTTCACT GTTTGGGATCTTTCTCATGGTGAAGGATTGATTGGAGGAGCCACAATTATTctatttaacaacaaaaaacagCTCAAAACAGGGAAGCAAAAGCTTAGGCTTTGGGCAGGAAAAGAGGCCGATGGAACATTCCCTACTTCTACACCTGGAAAG GTCCCTAGGCATGAACGTGGAGAGTTGGAGCGATTGGAAAAGCTTGTGAATAAATATGAGCGAGGCCAAATTCAACGAGTGGACTGGCTAGATCGCCTCACATTCAAAACTATGGAGAAAATCAAGGAACGCGAAAGCTTGAAAAATGGAAGTTCTCATTTGTATTTGGTTGTGGACTTCTGTAGTTTTGAGCATCGAGTTGTTTTTCAG GAATCTGGTGCAAATTTTGTGTTGCCATCCCCTATAGCTTCAACCAATGATATTGTTATTGTCTGGGACCCAGAAGTGGGAAAGATTAATCCCTCTGAGCACAAACAGTTAAAGCTGGCTAGGAGTTTGACCCGTGGTGTCATAGACAGAGATCTTAAGCCAAGCTCAAATGAGAGAAA GTCCATTCAGAGAATTCTAAAGTATCCACCAACAAGGACATTGAGTGGAGATGATAGGCAGCTCTTGTGGAAATTCCGCTTTTCTTTGATGTCGGAGAAGAGGGCTCTAACAAAATTCCTTCGTTGTGTTGAATGGAGTGATGTACAG GAAGCAAAACAAGGACTAGAATTGATGGGCAAGTGGGAAACGATTGACGTTTGTGATGCGCTGGAACTTTTGTCTCCAGTTTTTGAAAGCGAAGAG GTCCGGGCTTATGCAGTGAGTGTTCTTGAAAGAGCTGATGATGAAGAGCTTCAATGTTACTTGCTTCAATTAGTTCAGGCTCTTCGGTTTGAGCGGTCGGACAAATCTCGCCTTTCTCAATTCCTTGTCCAGCGTG CATTAAGCAATATTGAGTTGGCAAGCTTTCTTCGCTGGTATGTGGCTGTTGAACTTTATGACCCTGCATATGCAAAACGATTTTACTGCACATATGAAATTCTGGAGGAGAATATGATGAAG ATGGGAGCTGGTGCAAACGGAGAGGAAGATGGATTTAAGCGGTGGCAGAGCTTGGTACGACAGACAGAATTAACTGCTCAGTTGTGTTCTATCACTAGAGATGTAAGGAATGTCCGAGGTAATACACAGAAGAAAATTGAAAAGCTTAGACAGCTACTTTCTGGTCTTCTTAGTGAACTTACCTATTTTGATGAG CCAATACGGTCACCTCTGACACCAGGTGTGCTCATCACTGGGATTGTGCCCTCAGAGTCATCAATATTTAAAAGTGCACTGCATCCTCTGCGACTTACTTTTAAAACAGCAAATGGTGGAACcagtaaaataatatttaagaaAGGGGATGATATTCGCCAGGACCAGTTG GTTGTTCAAATGGTATCATTAATGGATCGATTGCTTAAGTTAGAAAATCTTGACCTGCATTTAACGCCATACAAGGTTCTAGCAACTGGGCAAGATGAAGGCATGTTGGAATTCATTCCATCTCATTCATTAGCGCAG ATTTTATCAGAGCATCGCAGCATCATAAGCTATTTGCAGAATTTTCATCCTGATGATAATGGACCTTTTGGAATTACAGCCACCTGTCTCGAAACATTTATAAAAAGTTGTGCTGGATACTCCGTTATCACATATATACTTGGTATTGGAGACAG GCACTTAGACAACCTCCTCCTCAGAAACGATGGAAGTCTTTTCCATGTTGATTTTGGTTTTATTCTTGGGCGAGATCCTAAGCCATTTCCACCACCAATGAAGCTTTGCAAGGAAATGGTTGAGGCTATGGGTGGAGCTGAAAG CCAATACTATACAAGGTTCAAGTCCTATTGTTGTGAAGCATACAACATTCTTCGCAAATCCAGCAACCTAATTTTAAATCTATTTTACTTAATGGCCGGTTCCAATATTCCTGACATTGCTTCTGATCCTGA
- the LOC123908624 gene encoding polygalacturonase At1g48100-like encodes MSGLTLKGFTYMLLIAFLIWSSNFECCIARRGKHWRNTRTFSSSLFKKKGKSYNGNSHNKNHHHSGGSNSKPKSSPPSHKSTPPPLSPKAPPQHKSVPISPPISKPKYSPSIPPPKGNNGEHSTFFNVLDYGAKGDGNTDDTKAFQATWAAACKVEASTMVVPADYIFYVGPISFSGPYCKPNIVFQLDGTIIAPTNPNAWSGVTLQWLEFTKLEKITIQGNGVIDGKGSVWWQDFPYDNPIDDEEKLIVPLNHTQKPPMPVQNEMGRKMPSNKPTALRFYGSYSPTVTGITIQNSPQCHLKFDNCNGVLVHDVTISSPGDSPNTDGIHLQNSKDVLIRNSKLACGDDCISIQTGCSDVYVHNVNCGPGHGISIGSLGKDNTRACVSNITVRDVNIHDSMNGVRIKTWQGGSGSVQGVLFSNIQVTEVQLPIVIDQFYCDKRTCTNQTSAVSLAGINYERIKGTYTVKPVHFACSDNLPCVDVSLTSVELKPIQEKYHLYDPFCWQTFGELRTPTVPPIGCLQIGKPPNNRIQTDHDIC; translated from the exons TTGGTCTTCTAATTTTGAGTGCTGCATTGCAAGAAGAGGTAAGCATTGGAGAAACACAAGAActttttcatcttctttgttTAAGAAAAAAGGAAAGAGTTACAATGGAAATAGTCATAATAAAAATCACCACCATAGTGGAGGATCAAATTCAAAACCAAAGTCTTCACCACCATCACATAAAAGCACTCCACCACCATTATCACCAAAAGCTCCTCCACAACATAAAAGTGTTCCAATATCTCCACCAATTTCTAAACCAAAATATTCTCCTTCAATTCCACCACCAAAAGGTAACAATGGAGAGCATTCAACTTTCTTCAATGTGTTAGATTATGGAGCTAAAGGAGATGGTAACACTGATGATACTAAG GCATTTCAAGCAACATGGGCAGCTGCATGTAAAGTAGAAGCATCAACAATGGTGGTTCCAGCAGATTACATCTTCTATGTGGGCCCTATTTCATTCTCTGGCCCATATTGTAAGCCCAATATTGTTTTTCAG CTTGATGGTACAATTATTGCACCAACAAACCCAAATGCTTGGAGTGGAGTAACACTACAGTGGCTGGAATTCACAAAACTAGAAAAAATTACCATTCAAGGAAATGGGGTCATTGATGGAAAAGGCTCAGTTTGGTGGCAAGATTTTCCATATGATAATCCAATAGATGATGAAGAAAAGCTTATAGTTCCTTTAAATCACACTCAGAAGCCTCCAATGCCG GTACAAAATGAGATGGGAAGAAAAATGCCAAGCAACAAGCCAACT GCACTAAGGTTTTATGGGAGTTATAGTCCAACTGTGACAGGCATAACAATTCAAAATAGTCCACAGTGTCACCTAAAGTTTGATAATTGCAATGGAGTCCTTGTTCATGATGTGACCATTTCATCTCCTGGTGATAGCCCTAACACTGATGGAATTCATCTTCAGAATTCCAAAGATGTTTTGATTCGCAACAGCAAGTTAGCATGTG GAGATGATTGTATTTCTATACAAACTGGGTGCTCGGATGTGTATGTACACAATGTGAACTGTGGTCCAGGACATGGAATCAGCATTGGAAGTTTAGGAAAAGATAACACTAGAGCTTGTGTCTCAAACATTACTGTCAGAGATGTCAACATTCATGACTCAATGAATGGTGTTAGAATCAAAACATGGCAG GGTGGATCTGGTTCAGTACAAGGAGTACTATTCTCAAACATACAAGTTACAGAAGTTCAACTTCCCATTGTGATTGATCAATTTTACTGTGACAAAAGAACATGCACAAATCAAACTTCAGCGGTGTCTCTAGCAGGAATCAACTACGAAAGAATAAAGGGAACATACACAGTTAAACCAGTACACTTTGCTTGCAGCGATAACTTGCCTTGTGTAGATGTTTCTTTAACCTCTGTCGAGTTAAAACCAATTCaagaaaaatatcatttatatgATCCATTCTGTTGGCAGACTTTCGGTGAATTAAGAACTCCAACAGTCCCACCAATTGGTTGTTTACAGATTGGGAAGCCGCCTAACAATCGAATTCAGACCGATCATGATATATGCTGA